The Cervus canadensis isolate Bull #8, Minnesota chromosome 9, ASM1932006v1, whole genome shotgun sequence genome contains a region encoding:
- the TSC22D1 gene encoding TSC22 domain family protein 1 isoform X11 yields the protein MKSQWCRPVAMDLGVYQLRHFSISFLSSLLGTENASVRLDNSSSGASVVAIDNKIEQAMDLVKSHLMYAVREEVEVLKEQIKELIEKNSQLEQENNLLKTLASPEQLAQFQAQLQTGSPPATTQPQGTTQPPAQPASQGSGPTA from the exons ATGAAATCCCAATGGTGTAGACCAGTGGCGATGGATCTAGGAGTTTACCAACTGAgacatttttcaatttctttcttgtCATCCTTGCTCGGGACCGAAAACGCCTCTGTGAGACTTGACAATAG ctCATCTGGTGCAAGCGTGGTAGCTATTGACAACAAAATCGAGCAAGCTATG gATCTGGTGAAAAGCCATTTGATGTATGCAGTTAGAGAGGAAGTGGAGGTCCTCAAGGAACAGATCAAGGAACTCATAGAGAAAAATTCCCAGCTGGAGCAGGAGAACAATCTGCTGAAGACACTGGCCAGTCCCGAGCAGCTTGCCCAGTTCCAGGCCCAGCTGCAGACTGGCTCGCCCCCTGCCACCACACAGCCACAGGGGACCACACAGCCCCCGGCCCAGCCAGCGTCCCAGGGCTCAGGACCAACCGCGTAG
- the TSC22D1 gene encoding TSC22 domain family protein 1 isoform X12 gives MDLVKSHLMYAVREEVEVLKEQIKELIEKNSQLEQENNLLKTLASPEQLAQFQAQLQTGSPPATTQPQGTTQPPAQPASQGSGPTA, from the exons ATG gATCTGGTGAAAAGCCATTTGATGTATGCAGTTAGAGAGGAAGTGGAGGTCCTCAAGGAACAGATCAAGGAACTCATAGAGAAAAATTCCCAGCTGGAGCAGGAGAACAATCTGCTGAAGACACTGGCCAGTCCCGAGCAGCTTGCCCAGTTCCAGGCCCAGCTGCAGACTGGCTCGCCCCCTGCCACCACACAGCCACAGGGGACCACACAGCCCCCGGCCCAGCCAGCGTCCCAGGGCTCAGGACCAACCGCGTAG